A region of Malaciobacter marinus DNA encodes the following proteins:
- a CDS encoding sensor histidine kinase, which produces MNKDERKALISFLSIYVGSVILLVGLLLYFYYKNELKSVAEHCNMQMSNAANEIKSQILNSYMNKEKLKPIKLKHKDIQYALFDENKKLIFSNMHKEQELTLKKDLYETQEYTYYVTYLYEKNIPIRYIAIQTCTGVQDKNKLKIIMGLILIFSSIFVGCIAYLLAKLLLKPVREKVESMDKFIKDSAHELNTPILVLMTSVSMLKKGKNPEKMMKYIISSSKQISQLYNDIHFSTFEKNDESLEEEFCLSELISHSVEYFNDISITKNITIKASVEPCKIKVDKNKMQKVVNNLISNAIKYSHNNSNIIVTLKDAVLTVQDFGIGISKEEQAQIFKRYKRGNNNEGGFGIGLDIVKGIVKEYNLNLSLKSIENEGSLFSIDFTKVLV; this is translated from the coding sequence TTGAATAAAGATGAAAGAAAAGCACTTATTAGTTTTTTATCTATTTACGTGGGTTCTGTAATACTTCTTGTTGGATTATTATTGTATTTTTATTATAAAAATGAATTAAAATCAGTTGCAGAACATTGTAATATGCAAATGTCAAATGCAGCAAATGAAATAAAATCACAAATATTAAACTCATACATGAATAAAGAAAAGCTAAAACCAATAAAATTAAAACATAAAGATATACAATATGCACTTTTTGATGAAAATAAAAAATTAATTTTTTCAAATATGCACAAAGAACAAGAGCTTACTTTGAAAAAAGATTTATATGAAACTCAAGAGTATACATATTATGTGACATATCTTTATGAAAAGAATATTCCTATTAGATATATTGCAATACAAACTTGTACAGGAGTACAAGATAAAAATAAATTAAAAATTATTATGGGTTTAATACTTATTTTTAGTTCTATATTTGTAGGTTGTATAGCTTATTTATTAGCAAAACTTCTTTTAAAGCCAGTACGTGAAAAAGTTGAATCTATGGATAAATTTATAAAAGATTCAGCGCATGAACTAAACACACCTATTTTAGTGCTTATGACTTCTGTTTCTATGCTTAAAAAAGGTAAAAATCCTGAAAAAATGATGAAATATATAATAAGTAGTTCAAAACAAATCTCACAGCTTTATAATGATATACATTTTTCAACTTTTGAAAAAAATGATGAAAGTTTAGAAGAAGAGTTTTGTTTAAGTGAACTTATAAGTCATAGTGTTGAGTATTTTAATGATATATCTATCACAAAAAATATTACTATAAAAGCAAGTGTTGAGCCTTGTAAAATAAAAGTAGATAAAAATAAAATGCAAAAAGTAGTGAATAATCTAATTTCAAATGCAATTAAATATAGTCATAATAACTCTAATATAATTGTTACATTAAAAGATGCAGTTTTAACTGTTCAAGATTTTGGAATAGGAATAAGTAAAGAAGAACAGGCTCAAATTTTTAAAAGATATAAAAGAGGTAATAATAATGAAGGTGGTTTTGGAATAGGACTTGATATCGTAAAAGGAATTGTAAAAGAGTACAATTTAAACTTGAGTTTAAAATCTATAGAAAACGAAGGTTCATTATTTTCTATAGATTTTACTAAGGTTTTAGTATAA